ATCCCTTCAACGTCGAGTACCACATTTTCGTCTCCGCCATGCTCTTCGTCATGTGGAAGAACATTGGACGAACCATTGACCTTTCTTCAAATCGGAAGAGGCTGGCGACCAAAACCCAGGGCCTCACCTTAGGCCCCATTCTGGGTCTACTTGCACTGGCCAGCACTATCGGGATCCTGGTGGTCTACATCACCCATGTAGAGGAATCCCTCCAAACGCGCCAGTCAGCCATTTCCATGTTCTACATTTACGGCATCGTCATGCTGGTGTTCATGTGCTCTGCTGGCGCTTCAGGTTTGCTCATATATCGAGCGGACCATATGCCGCTGGACACCTCCAAGAACCCGTCCAGACAGCTGGACACGGAGCTGCTGTTTGGGTCCTCTATCGGCTCCTGGCTCATGTCCTGGTGCAGCATAGTGGCCGTGTTAGGTGCTAACAGCAGTCCTCCTTACCGCTGGACCAACCTCATATACTCTCTGCTCATTGTGCTGGAGAAGTACATCCAGAACCTCTTCGTCGTAGAGTCTTTGTATCGCCAGCAAGAGGACGGCGAGAGGGAGGACCCCGAGCTACCGGCCGCTCCAGAAATCTTCTCGGTGACGTCCTCTTTGGAGCCGCCGTACAACGGCATCATCAACCGAGCCTACGAGACTCCAGACAGAGCCTGTGTCACCATGGAGAACGAGCAAGAGGAGAGCGGACAGGTGTACCGATGTCCGAGGAAACCTTCGGAGGTGCCGCTGACTGTTGGAAACAAAGTAAAAGAGCCCCTAAATATAAAGAGGCAAATCCTCAAGAACATCGCTGTCTTCCTCATAATGTGCAACATTTCGGTAAGCAGTTGAACTTGTCAACCTGATCATTTAAATGTAGATGTGATGAAATTAGGTTGAAGTAAGTTTtcttgtgtaaaaacaacaatgtaaatAATGGCAATCAACTCTCTGAAACATATATCTTATTAACTCAATGCTTacttaaaagaacagtgtgtagcatttaggggtatcttttggcagaaatggattataatattaataagtatgttttctttagtgtataatcacctgaaaatatgaatcattgtgttttcgtgcCCTTAGAAAGagacatttatatctacatatgaagctggtcctcttcacggagccggcggCGTGAAGAGAATGTTCCGtgaatgtttctacagtagcccagaacagacaaaccaaacactggctctagaaaggGCCATTCGGGTTTTTgtgttggccaccgtagttctgctgcacgcttggcacacaggagaagtttcagttggttgcaatctgcaacctcaccactagagaCCGCCAGACCTTACACACTATACCTTTAAAATTACAACTTAAATCAGATGTGATTtccaaaatttttttttttaatcagactGTCTTTTTATCAGATGCATCAATTACAGATTGTTGTTctaaagctgctctaatcatTACTTTTATACTAACAACGGCTCAAATGACGATATGTAACATGAAAGGGGTCGCTCATAgcgacaaacccacagagaattatcaacCAACTCTGCCGTTCCCCTCAGCTCTGCGGAGCGTTTTAgcttctttcagctcattgtttttgttttcagtctcATCCATGGATAAGCACCGGATACCGGACCCCAAGATGGCGCCTATTCAGTCCAATGAGAATTACTCACTTGGCGCGTACGGCAAAAAAGTTTCCTAGCTGCCGGGTTTACTTCCGGGCTATGCGGCCCACTTAATATGCAGATGTTTCTCCCGCTGGTCCCGCCCACGAGTTCCCGCTCGTCTCATAAGctttacattgtgatgacgtCGCAGATAACAAAATAGCTTTTCTCGCCTTGAGGAAAATTTTACAATTATAAAACCTCCATGGTTAAAAAATTCATTatagaaagagtcataatcCACCTTGTTTGCAGTTTGAAGTGTTCTGACAACAGTTTTACACTTGTGGTCcatggggaaaatgctttttgggccgCAGTGGGATTTTTCGCTGCAATACAGCAAGTGACCACTGGACAAAATTGGAAACAAGGCTGAGTGGCGGCACCGTATcgtcttattatacatccatacTCTCACCACACTCATCAACCTTGTTTCCAGACATGGCTGGCAGCTGCTCTGAAAAACTATTGTATGTTACCTGCCCAATAAACAGACAAAATCAGCAACAAGctagtgaacatagtggagtatTCAGCCACTAAAGAGGCAGCTATTTCCTGTAAGAGTAGGTTGAGACCAAATCAGAGCTGAGCGAGAGTGAAAGTTGCCAGACTGATAATGTTGCTCCACGTCTCctagatgtgtaaataggcaactgtttgctaacaactTCATAAAtcgataatatgtcagtgttgtgtgtaCAGCTTCttgtgctgcccccaagtggcaaaaaaaaaatcaatgaattcAGGTTTAACTAATTTGACTTCTTTCTTTCAGCTGTGGATCCTTCCTGCCTTTGGCTGCCGGCCACAGTACGACAATGGGTTGGAACAGGAGACGTTTGGCTTCAGCATATGGACCACAGTTCTCAATTTCGCCATTCCTTTGAACCTTTTCTACCGCATGCACTCAGTCGCCTCCCTCTTCGAGGTGTTCCGCCGGGTCTGACAGGATAACAGATGACTGACGAAGCCAGATAACATGCACAAGAACACTTGTCACCGCCGGCTCCCGAGAGTGTCTCACAGCGCAGGTCAGCCGTTCAGGAGGCAGTCTGGGTCACACTCCAACAGACTTGAAAACAAGCCGCGGAGACAAACAAAACGTAGATCCCTCAGTGTGGGGGGTTTGACAGAGTAGGACGAACCTATTAGACCTACGTTCCTTGAAGAATTACATTGAATAAGACAAGGCTTGTTAATTAAAAATGGTGATGAAAAGGACCTTTGCTTTCAAGAATTTCAAAAGAGCCCTTTGTGCTTTTTGTTCAGTAGTCACATTTCAGTAGGTTTTGCTCAATGGTTCATCATGTATATGCTGTATGTGAATAATACTACAGCTACTGAAACACCTGTTAGTCTCAAACATCTACTAGTACTGTATTCAACAGAGCCACAAGTGCATTGGTGTACCACTTGACCCCTATTTTATCTGCATGTGAAATGTTCATATATGGATACAGTTCTCATTTACTTCTCTTAGTAGATCAAGTTTAATGCAACACTTGAGCTACAAAGATAGTGACAATCCTTAGCACTATATTGTGAATAATCTTTATGAGTTGGACTATAGTTCTCGGCCTCTCTCGGTCATTTAAGGTTCATCGATGTCCTTTTGTATGCTGATTCTCTGTTCTGTCAAGTTGAATGGTAAGTTATGATCAAAATGATGGTACTAGGTAGCACTGTTTTGGGGTTATACTGGAGTATCTGTATCCACATTATATTGCGAAATATTAGGTGAGATAACAAATCTATCCCTGATTACAATGAATTCATGTATGTTAACATGAAACCGTTTAATATTGTGGAAATCTATATTGTTAAAAGTGGGAGTCTTTTTTCAGAATAGTTCCAGGattattggtgccttcaaatggggtcgtgtttaccgtgttttaCGCCCTCATCTTGTtttattcacaacctcgtaagttgaaagtttctgaaagctcagagttcacgacttgtgacacgtttgttgacgttgtcagacgTGGCGGAGGCCATCAAAGTAAATTtgttggtgcataataagttaatatattgtaattttagttgtattattcttttatgtctgagaaaaatgttgatattcccaacgacttcatctttttcctctgtcattattaCACGCTGACAGTAgtgttaatattgccgttgcttagcagcggtgttctcatggCTCAACCACTTGAACACCAAGCATATCGTGttcacgacttcccatgtttaaacacaagtttcatttgaaggcaccatattaCACCAATATAAGATACATGTTGCTACACCAGACCAGAGATTGTATGTTTACACCTGAAAgatcagcaacaaaaaaaaaaacatcccagtctgtgacattacttttttttttcttttttaaatatataaaacagagattTAACTGTATGCTTGTACTGTACAACTTTATATCAGATCAATGTATAATTCCAGTCAGTTCTCAACCTGGTGCTATCCGCGGTATGTGTTCTCACTATGTGCCAActtgtggtaaaaaaaatccttgttattttttttaggtgcaAACTGCAATATTCTATAATCTTTGTAAATACAGTCATGCTGATCAAAATCATCATTCAAAGACACTGTGATATGACTTTGTGAAATTCCAATGAAACGGTGCTCATATGAAATGATGTGTACAATAGTGATGAATGTATATCTTTTGCCTATTGAAATAAAgaatagttttctttttttcatacagtatgtcacatCTCGTATGTTATCTGCTCTTCTTCTCACTGATGATCTCTTTACTGACTCCTGAACATTTTCACCGAATAGACCCaccttgggtccatgtttacttcctgtcagctgatgtcattcacatgcactgcaacaggaaataaactgggacacatttggaatgtttacaaCTGTTTCAAttccattctgttgctagggcaacagatttggtccatgtttacttcctgtcagctgctgcattaacaaacattgcaacaggaagtACAAAGGGACCCATTTAGGATGTTTGTGTTGTAAAGTTTGAAAAAGGTCTATAAAGGTAGCAGTTGTAGTACACATTTACACCACAGGATGGCGCCAcgtattatgtttttttaggaGTTTGATGGGACAGTCCAGAAGCTCCTGTACTATATATGCAACTACATCTGGATTATTGCACCAGCATTTCTTCACTTCTTACAAAAATCTTAATAAACACATGCAGTTGAATTTAGGGAAACAAAAGTATGCAGAATAATAAACAgatattcttttaaaaaaaaaaaatgtatatgttgTTGATATGTGAATAACCTTGAAAAACACCAACAAAaactaagaaaaaaataaaaatgtgtgccTTTAGGTTGCgatatttatattaaatactAATGATCACCTATCTAGAATATAAATATTGACACACAATAACTTAATTCATATGGTTTGATATTTCTGAAATGCAGCAATAACATTCTGCATAAACTGAGACATCATCCTCTGTGCCAACTGGTCAGACAAACAGCTCCATATAGGCATCGGACTTTTGATCTTTCCACACATGAATTCGCTTTTGCTGTGGAAAACATCTGTATGTAAAGAATTAAATGTTTGCGCCGGGCACAAGTCGCCTCCTGACATCCAGAGATTATAGGTTAGCCTACTCCAGAGAGTTTGGCATCGGGCGTCGGGGAGATTATTTTGACGTAGTGTCACAACGATTTGACAGGCACGCAGACACATCTAAAAATATCCGTGACATCTCAAAGCCGGAAACTacactgctgctgatgatgatgctgctgctgctgctgctgctgctgctgctgctgaagctgctgctgcacacagaggctgctgttgctgttgctgctgctgctgctgctgcacactgctGCGCTCCTGGCTCAACATGCCCGCTGAGAATGTGAATGTGACTCACCTGTTCATGATTAACTCTAGAAGGTGGGGTGAGCTATGACCTCCAAACAACCACCAGTAGTCTGAAAAAGATTGATTCAAAAACCCttttattgtcttatttattgtagtatttatctaGTGTaccagggtaaaatgcatttcattgcgtTTCATTGTATtccactgtacactgtacttttaaatgcatatgacaaataaacttgaaacttgaaacttgaactttttttctcattaaggcGCACAAATTAAAATggcatcatatcatatcatatcaggCTGAATATGTGTTTTAAAAGAGTTTGGGttgaaagatagatagatagatagatagacagatagatagatagatagatagatagatagatagatagatagatagatagttagatagatagatagatagatagatagatagatagatagatggatagatagatgaagTTACTGCTTGCTGAAAGGACTATAAAAGCATTTGAtttttcagcaccatggacagctctTTGTCAGTGCTTTTACtttaaactgcatgtgagtCTCACATGCAGTTCTGGTCTTCCTCTTGATCATAACTAATATGTGACCTGTTTGGGTGTGTCTGCAATGCTTATACactacataaaatacatttaaatgcacCCTTTTTTCGTCTTTGCAGTTCACACACAGTTTGATCCTGCACAAACTCCACAAACTCCATATTGTTACTCCTGTCACTGCAGTGTGGTGTGATGTCTAACGCGCATGGAGAGGATCCATAATTGGTAGACAGCTCTTatttgatagatagatagatagatagatagatagatagatagatagatagatagatagatagatagatagatagatacgtGAAGTTACTGCTTGCTGAAAGGAATATAaaagcattttctttttcagcaccatggacagctctCTGTCAGTGCTTTTACTTTAAACTGCATGTGAGAGTCAGTTCTCAGGTCCTCCTCTTGATTATAACTAATATGTGACCTGTTTGGGTTTTGGAAAAGCTGCAAGCTAAGTTGAAACTGGGAAATCTGATTACTtgtgatgaatttaaaacattaatgaaagacctagaagcagagtcaatcgggagctgtctgtgtttctgaatactTTCAactttaacgttggcttcaaacacttgattttaatgtgttttgtatgatattatgccatgtatttattttgcatttgttttatgttgtggcgtctgaaactttaatgtatgtcTTTAAAATACtcctgtcttggccaggtctctcttgcaaaatatattattaatctcaatgagtattacctggttaaataaaggttaaataaaaaaaaaacttatacactacatacaatacatttaaatgcacccttttttgtcttttttgcagTTCACAAACAGTCTGAtcctgcacaaaaaaaactccatATTGTTACTCCTGTCACTGCAGTGTGGGTGTGATGTCTAATGCGCATGGAGAGGATCCATAATTTGGTAAGACATCTCTTATTCGATTTAGAGTTTGTAATAACGCACTTTTGGAGTCCCTCAAAAATGTTTAGAGCTTCCTCACAACCctcaagacacttaaccccaaattgctcccaaaggcatatagccatcggtgtgtgaatgggaTTTAGATTACATCCtaatgggcaaagttggcaccttagcagcctctgccatcagtgtatgaatgggtgtgtgaatgggtgaatgctgcaagtccatttaccatttctaACGCAGTGCCATGTTGTGAGTAACACCTCCCACAAAAGGAGGCGTGATGCTGTTGTGCGCGCAGCCCTGGTGAGGTTAGTGTGCGTTAGGCTGCAGCAGCACCCACACCGCGCTCAGGATACCTCGGACTGAGAGATTCACACACAGGTATCCAGGTCAGAAGACCGGACCTGGAATAAAGGCTGCAACATGCGCTCTCCACCGCGCGCTGCGTTCCAGCCTCTCAGCCTCAGCGCACCTGGCACGTCGCTCAGCGGCTCAGCAGCTTTAAGGCGATcaattctctttttttctgtctgttttgcaCTCCACATCAGGCTGGACACAAAGTGGAACATTTTCTTTGTGACCACATTTGGTCACAAAGTGGAAATATATTGCAAAGGTTCAGGGATAAAGGTAAGGTTGCtcaagagttgctgtgtagttggtctGCAAATGCTTTTGGATTTGAGAGGAAATTCATCTtaaggagaagaggaggtgagaTCTATAGCAAACAGGAGGAGTTGACTCTCTCTGCATTTTAAGACTCAGATCAGTTTTCCTGTTGGAAATCTGGCAACTCCagtttttccatttctttttgTAGCTGAACTTGAACTGATAAAggacattatgttttttttttgcaagcatTAGTAGCTATAATGCTAAACTGATGTTGGGTGTGAACATGTTGAGTGAATCCCTTCAGCAGAcccacactgttaagaatttcccagtaaaataacagtaaagaa
This portion of the Sebastes fasciatus isolate fSebFas1 chromosome 1, fSebFas1.pri, whole genome shotgun sequence genome encodes:
- the otop1 gene encoding proton channel OTOP1, with the translated sequence MSPTMVEHNGLDIMCLNKYCHSSSSSSSSEQDKKMFSKLKHTLSGDYPRKSAEILSGQYGTNVLLIGVSLMLAVAHHHDTSSVKEEHLLSFVTCLMILQLMWMMWYILVRDRQKNTRTEKDVHATTCWIRGGLTLLALLSLIMDAFRIGYYVGYQSCVSAVLGVYPVIHATHTIAQVHFLWFHIKDVIKSFETFERFGVIHAVFTNLLLWCNGVMSEAEHFLNNHKRRLSALGYGNLTIVHSEPHCNCTTSTCSMFSSSLFYLYPFNVEYHIFVSAMLFVMWKNIGRTIDLSSNRKRLATKTQGLTLGPILGLLALASTIGILVVYITHVEESLQTRQSAISMFYIYGIVMLVFMCSAGASGLLIYRADHMPLDTSKNPSRQLDTELLFGSSIGSWLMSWCSIVAVLGANSSPPYRWTNLIYSLLIVLEKYIQNLFVVESLYRQQEDGEREDPELPAAPEIFSVTSSLEPPYNGIINRAYETPDRACVTMENEQEESGQVYRCPRKPSEVPLTVGNKVKEPLNIKRQILKNIAVFLIMCNISLWILPAFGCRPQYDNGLEQETFGFSIWTTVLNFAIPLNLFYRMHSVASLFEVFRRV